DNA from Granulicella cerasi:
GGTCTTGTGGTCGCGACGTTCTCGTCGCTGATTCCGCTGGCGAAGCTGGGTGAGATGTGCTCCATCGGCACACTGCTGGCGTTCATCATCGTGTGCGCGGGCGTGTGGGTGCTGCGTAAGCGCTCGCCGGAGCTGCCGCGTCCGTTCCGCGCACCGTGGATGCCGGTGACGCCGATCCTCGGCATCCTGGTGTCGTTCGGTCTGATGGCGGGTCTGCCGTGGGAGACGTGGGTACGTCTCTTCGTGTGGCTCGCGCTCGGCTTGATCATTTACTTCGCCTACAGCCGCAAGCATAGCCGCGTGCAGCTGGGGCTAGGACCGGAACCGCCTCACTAGATAGAGGCAGAAACGCAGTAAGGGGAGGGCCATTGGCCCTCCCCTTGCTTTTTCGGAGGAGACTGGACGAGGAGCGGGTCCACATCTTTCGCGAGGTGACCCGTTCAAGGCGTCAGGATTGAATGGGTCGATAGGCCAGAGTGCTGAGCCCGGCGGCTACTTCGTGGCGGTCGCCGTAGCAGGAGGTGTGGCCGGCGTTGGCTTCGCTTCCTTCTCTGCGGCAGGTGTAGCAGCCGGCTTGTGTGTCGCTGCGTGATGCTGCGCAGGAGCCGCGATGACCGGCAGCGTGGCCGAGTCGATCGGCACAGGATGATCGCGGAGTTTCAGAAAGAGCGTCGTGCCGTTTGTGGGATGAGGAACGGTGATGGTGTTCCCGGTGTATCCGTCAGGAACCGGCGCGGGATTCGCAAATGCGGGATCGTTCGAGATCGAGTCGACGAGGAAGAATGCGCTACCGCTAACGGTGCAATTCTGCGTCATGTCCGTTGGACACTGGATGCCGGTAAGGACGGGGAGCCGAACGAGAGTAACGAGCGGAATCCAGTCGCTGGTCACGGAGCCGTCAGCATCGCTGTCGGACTTGCCTTCGGGGTTGCCCTTGGCCGGGAAAACGATGCGGGCATGGAGAGCGCCGAAGGCGGACGGACCGAAGGAGCGCGACGGATCGAGCGTGGCGACCACGGTATGAGGGTCCTGCAGGAGCAGGCCACCTGAAGGCGCCAGCGAGAGCGTCGCGTGCAGTGTGCTGTCGAGCGTTTCGACCTCGACGAGGACATTGCGCGGGAAGCTCGCTTTGCTCTTCAGCGTAAACGTGAGATGAGACGCGAGCGGGAGATCATCTTTATCGGTGAGGGTAATGTTGCTGTCGCCACCGGCTTCGATGTTACGCGAGATGATGCTGACGGAGGGGCGCGGCGCGGTCACCGTAAGTGGTTGCGTGAGCACGCGGCCGTCGTTGAGCTTGATGGAGGCGGTCAGGTCGTCGTCCACCTTGGTGGATGGCGCCGGAGCGCCGTCGGGAAGAGCGAGACGCAAGGTGTTGTCCTGCGCCGAACCCTTCGGTTTGAAGACGAGATCACCCACATCCACGTGCGAGATGGTGTCGAGGTTCTTGCCGCGGAGTCGGATCGCGCGGTCGGCGGCGTGCATCTCGATTTCGGTGATCTCAGCGGGCGCGGAATAGGTGCGGGTGGAAAGTGTGTCCGACTTCGGCTGGCCGTATTGCTGGATTTCCAGGTGGAGATCGCCAGCGGTGTGGCTCTCGTTCAGCGGAAGGGTGACGGCGAGCGGAATCGCTGAACCGTCAGCGTTGTCGGGATGCTGATCGGGCTTGAATTCAAGTTGCAGCGGAGACTTCATGCCCGTCGGCTGGGCCGTGATGCGGTGCACGCAGCCGGTGCCTGTTGCACTGAGCAACAGGTTTGAGGTGGTACCGGTGATGAGATTGGAGCCGGGCACGATGTGCCAATCGCCGCCGGGGAGCTGCTGCAGCGTGACGTTCGGGCCGGTGAAGGTGTCGAAACCCCACTTGCCTTGGATGGAACCGGTAAGAATCACCGGCTCGGGCTGTGGCGTTATTGGCTTGTCAGAGGCGGGCTTCTGCCCTGGAGCGCCGGGTGTTCCGAGCGCCGGAATCTTTGGTGACTCGGCCGGAACGGGGAGTTCATGCCGCCGTGAAGCGAAGTCGGAACCCTGCAAAACGAGGCCGCCCTGATAGGCGTCGGCAGCGAGCGGGATATCGGCCTCTTTCGGCGCACCCGGAGGCGTGTTCAGATGCAGCACCATGTCATGCGACAGCGCGGTGGAGAAGACCAGCGGCGCGCCTTCGATAGGGATGGTGACGTTGGGCTGGAGGAGGCACGTGACCTGATTGGGGTCCGAGAGGCGCAGCGGCGGAGTCACTGAAGGCGTCACGGCCGGGAGCGCGATCACGATCACAGACTTCGGGTTGTGGAACGAAGGCGGCGTGTTCAGTCGGAGGTTCAACGAGGAGCCCTGCGGAAAGCTGATCGCGGGGATGTACTGGTACTGCGCGGAGTGGATGTTCGACATGAGGCGAACGAGATCCACAATGGCGCCGACGTAGGCGGAGTAGAGGCCCGCTCCACCGACGCCGGTGTAGCTCACCTGGTTGATGAAGTCGGAGCTGTTGCCGTTGGAGAGGCGCTGGGCGATCGTCTGGCCGTGGCCGTCGTCGAGCAGCATCTGCGAGCCGGTCTGCGTGAGGCAGGTGAACTGCATATCTACCTGGCGCTTGAAGCAATCCTCATTAGGCTTCAGCGCGAGCGTGCGCGCGAGCATGTCTGAGTGCTTCTGCAGGTCCTTGGAGTCTGCCGAAGGAACGCGGCGGATGGAGGCCATGTACTTCTCGATGCGTTGCTGCTCGAAGCTGGCCTCGATGAGGTCCTGCTGAGCGCGCACGAAGACGCCGGGGCGTCCGCGTACGGCAGATTTCAGGGTAGAGAAGTCGCCGCCGGTTTCCGGTGCGAGAAGCAGTACGACCTGCTGCGCTTCATCGGGGACGGTGACGAAGGCGCCTTCGGCACGGACCTTCTTGTTCCAGGTCTCGATGCGGATGAACCAGTCCTCGGGCGGAGGGTTGGTCGTGCCGCGCAGGAAGACGCAGATGAGCAGGTAGTGGACCGACTGCGTGGGAGGCAGGTCGGGGTGCAGCCAGAGCTTGTCGCCACCCTTCAGGTTCGGTACGTGCGCGATGTCGAGTGATTCTGTACCACGCGTTACGCGCACATCGATCTTGGGCCCGGTGAGGTCAAATCGATTGCCGTCGGCGTGCATCGGAACAGCTTGCAGTCCGGCGAAGAGCAGAAACGGTAGAGCGAGTTGGCGCAGGCGCAGTAAACCCATGGTGTGAGTTTAGATGCGATCCGTGCTTGGAGGTTAGTTGCTTTTGGGTGACTTCTGCAGCACTAGCCGCGAGCGCGCGAGCTCGGGTGATCCGAGGCCACTGAGCCGTCGCGGATGCTGATAACGCGATGCGCAAACTCAGCGATATCAGGCTCATGCGTCACCAGTACGATGGTGTTCCCCTTGGCGTGGAGGTCATCGAAAAGCGCCATGATTTCTACGGAAGTTTTTGAGTCCAAATTGCCCGTTGGTTCGTCGGCGAGGATGATGGACGGGCGGTTGACCAACGCGCGAGCGATGGCGACGCGTTGACGCTGGCCGCCGGAGAGTTCGTTCGGCTTGTGGTCCATGCGCGACTCGAGACCTACCTGCGTCAGTACTTCCTTCGCGCGCTCAATGCGCTCAGCGGCTGGCGTGCCGTTGTAGATCAGCGGCAACTCCACATTGTGCAGCGAGGTTGCGCGGGCGAGCAGGTTGAAGGTCTGGAAGACGAAGCCGATTTCTTTGTTGCGGATACGAGCGAGCTGATCGTCATCAAGCTGCGAGACATCGTGCTCGTTGAGCCAGTAGCGTCCGTAGGATGGGGAATCGAGGCAGCCGATCAAGTTCATCAGCGTGGACTTACCCGAGCCCGACGGACCCATGATCGCGACGTATTCGTTGCGACGAATGCGGAGATCGACGCCACGCAGCGCGTGCACCTGCTGGTCGCCCATGACGTAGGTCTTCCAGAGGTTGTCGGTCACGATGACCTCGCCCGAGTTGGGGCCATTGGCGTTGGAGCCGATGCGGGCTGCGGGATCGATGATCGTGGCGTCTGCGGTCTGGGTCATGGGGCTGCTTCCGTGCTCGTGCTGAAGGTAAGGATAATTCCTGCTGAGAGATAGATGCGTCTAGCTCGAGGAAGAATCGTCCGTCTTTGCGATGGAGTTGTCACGCTTCACTGCGGTTCCGCTGGCAAGCGTGCGCAGCACCTTATAGCGGCCGGTGACGATCTCGTCGCCGGGCTTGAGGCCGCTGACCACTTCGATCTCCGTGGTGCCTGTGACGCCTGTCGATACGGGGACGAACTTCGCGCGGAGTTTGCTGCCCTCGCTGACAAGGATGTAGACACCCTGAATCTGCTCGGGCTTCTTCTGCGACGGAGCTGTCAGGTCTGTCGCAGAAGTCGATGCCTTGCCGTGGTGCGCCCAGAGGTCGCCCTCGGCCTTTGCATCGCGCTGTACGAGCGCCTGAATCGGGATGACGAGCGTGTCTGGCTTATTCGCCGTGGTGATCTTCGCGGTCGTGGAGAGACCGGGGCGCAGAGCATCGAGGTCGTTGCCGGAAGGGTCGAGCGTCACGACGACCTTGAAGTCCTTGGCCTCCTCGGTGCCGGTGGTGGACTGCGAGGTCGCGAGACCGGTGGTGCGGAGCAGCGCCTGATTGCCGACCTCGGTAACGTGGCCCTTGAAGACGCGACCGGGCAGGGCGTCTACCGATATGTCAGCGGGCTGACCGAGCTTCACATTGACGATGTCGGTCTCGTCCACCTTCACTTCGGCGGTGATCACGCTCATGTCAGCAAGCGTCATCAAGGTGGAGCCTTCGGCGTTCTGGATGCCGGTGACCACGGTTTCGCCTTCGCGCACGGGCACATTGGTGACGAGAGCGTCGAAGGGAGCGCGCGCCTGCGTCAGGCCGAGCGAGTAGTTATTGCCACGCAGAGTGGCAACGGACTGCTGAACGTTCGAGCGCGCGGATGCGGTCTGGGCTTTTGCCTGCGCTTCAGAGGCCTGGCGCTGCAGCACGGTCGCGGCGGAGACATCGAAGGCTGCCTTTTTCGCGTCGTAATCCTGCTTGGAGATCAGCTTTTCGCCGTAGAGCAACTGTGCACGGTCGTAGTCCAGCTTCTTCTGCTCGAGATCGGCCTTTGCCTGCGCGGTGTTGGCGAAGGCGGTCTTTTCGGCGGCGAGGTCGCTCTCGACGTTCGTACGATTCGCGGCGATGACGGCCTGCTGCGAAGCCACGGCCGAGGCGGGGGACTCGCTTTCGAGCGTAGCGACAAGCTGTCCTGCCTTCACGTGATCCCCCTCTTTGACATAGAGGTGCGTGATGCGGCCGAAGGCCGTGGCCCCTACGTTGACGTAGGTTTTGGGCTTGATCTGGCCGGTGCCGGAGATGGTCGCGACAAGGTCCTGACGCACAGCCTTACCCGTAGCGACCGCAGTCACCTTGGAGGCGTTGTACTTGATGGTGCCCGCGACAATCGCGATAAGAACGAGAAGGCCGGCAACAAGGGCGATGATCTTTTTAGCGCTCATGAGTCTCTTCGGGTGAAGCGAAATCCACGTGTGATCGACAGTACGCAGGGAGCGGAGAGAAAGTTCCGCGCCACGTAATCCCGGCAAAGTCGTGGAGAAAGTTAGAACGATGATAGCAGCGGCTTTGGACGGAAACGTTGAGCTTTCGTGAGCGCTGAAAATCGTTCGATGTGCAGGGTCAAACTGAGTACGCAGAATCGCGATGCGGCAGCTTGCTGCAAGGGTTGCCCGGCGGTAGACTGATACATAGCCCTTCGTGTCTTTCTCCGGGCTTCAGGAGTACGGCTTCTCATGCATCGTTCACGCGTTTTGGTTTCGGGCCTCGGATTGTTTTTGCTGAGCGGATCGTTGTTCTTGTCTTCGGCGCAGGAGCCGACGGCGGCTCCGCAGCAGGCCCCGGCAGCAGCCGATCAGCAGAAAAAGAATGATGCCAGCGTAACCCGCGTGCAGCCAACCGAAGAGCGCCCCGACCCTACCAAGCGCCGCCTGAGCGACCGCGAAGAGTTCGCGCGCCGTAAGGCCACGAAGATCGAAATCAAGGGCGAGTACAAGAAGTGGCTCGACGAAGACGTTCGCTGGATCATCACGGACGAGGAAATGAAGGCGTTCAAGAGCCTTGCCAACGACGAAGAGCGCGATGCGTTCATCGAGGAGTTCTGGCAGCGCCGCAACCCGAACCCCGAATCCGTCGACAACATCTTCCGCGACGAGCACTATGCGCGTATCGCCTATGCGAACGAGCACTTCGCTGCCGGTAAGCCCGGCTGGATGACCGATCGCGGTCACATCTATATTTCGTTCGGCAAGCCGGACTCGATTGACTCCCACCCGTCCGGCGGACAGTACCAGCGTCCGATGGAAGAAGGCGGCGGTTCGACCTCGACCTTCCCGTTCGAGACCTGGCACTACCGTTGGCTGCAGGGCGTGGGCGACAACATCGACATCGAATTCGTGGACACCTGCATGTGCGGTGACTACCACGCCACGATCGATCGCTCTGAAAAGGACGCGCTGCTGCACACGCCGGGCGCAGGTCTGACGATGTATGAAGAAATGGGCCAGGCGAAGAAGGCCGACCGTTTCTCGGGTGGTGGTCTGGAACGCCTCGGTGCTGGTCCGGGTTCGCAGTCGCAGCAGTCCAAGCAGTTTGATCGCCTCGACACCTTCGCCAAGCTGATGGCTCCGCCGGAGATCAAGTTTGCCGACCTCGACAAGTTCCTTTCGTCGAGCAAGATTCTCACCGGCGCACCGTTCCTCTTTGATGTGCGTACGGATTATGTCAAGCTCACGAGCGACACCGTGATGGTTCCGTTGACGCTGCAGATCCGCAACGGCGATATCACCTATCAGACCAAGGACGGCATCTCGACCGGAACGGTGAACATCCTCGGTCGTGTTTCGAACATCAATCACCGCATCGTGCAGACCTTCGAAGATACGGTGAAGGTCGAGGTTCCTTCAGAGCTGCTGGGCCGCACGAAGAATAACCAGTCGGTGTACTGGAAGGCCATGCCGCTTCCCCCGGGCAAGTACAAGGTGGAGATCGCGATCAAGGACGTCAATAACCCTGATCACCTCGGCACCTGGCGCCGTTCGGTAGATGTTCCGCGCTTTGAGAGCGATCGTCTGGCCACCAGCTCGCTGATCCTGGCAGACCAGATGGAGCGCGTGCCGTCGAAGGACATCGGTACGGGCAACTTCGTGATCGGCAACACCAAGCTGCGTCCGCGTGTGCCGGCTGCGGTGGCTGCACCGGTGACCTTCCATCGTGCACAGAGCCTCAGCTTCTGGATGCAGGTCTACAACCTGGGCATCGGTGACAACAAGCGTAACGACGCGACGATCGAGTACCAGATCGTCGATCTGGCCAGCAACAAGCAGGTGCTGAATGCGCAGGAGTCGGCCGCAAAGCTGAACCCGAACGCAGACCAGCTGACGCTCGAGAAGACAATGCCGTTGGCGAGCCTGCAGCCGGGCCGCTACCAGGTGACGATCAAGGTCAGCGACGGCGTTTCCAAGCAGCAAATTGCCGAGAGTGCGCCGTTCAACGTTCAGGACTAAAGTTGTACAATTCTGGGACAGGCCGCGCAGGACAGTACCGCGACGGCCATCCGCCGAAATATCCGTTTCGGCACCGCTAGAGAGAGCCGTTGGCGCGTCACGCATTCGAGTTAAAAGAGGCGCGGTGAAGCGAGTAGCATCAGGTCTGTTCGTGGTCGTTATGCTCATGGCGTGGGCGATGCAGGCCCGTGCCACGCCTGCGCCCGCGATCGTCTCCGGCGTGGTGCGCGACGTGCACGGAACGCCGCAGATGGGAGCGCTCGTGGAGCTGCTTCGACCCGATGCGAGCGCAGTGGCCACGGCCTTTACGGATGATCATGGCCGCTACCTGATGCAGAGCCTGAATCCGGGTAAATATCAGCTACGCGCCAGTGCAGCTTTCTTCGTTCCGGTCACGCGCTCCAACCTCAGCCTCCATGCAGGTGCGCAGGCTGTGATCAATCTCACCATGAGCACGCTGTTCGAGGCTGGTAACTGGCTTCCGGCGGAGCGTCGTGGCCCCAATGATTTGAACGACGACTGGAAGTGGACGCTGCGTTCTTCCGCGAGCCGTCCGTTGCTCCGGTTGGTGGATCCTGAATCCGGCTCGGAGATGTCAACGTCGGCCACCGAGGTTCATCACGCAGACACGCAGGGGCGCGTGACGATTGTGAACGGCGACGGTGCGTTTGGCTTCGGCGGAACGCATCAGGTACTCACGATGGACCGCATCGTCGAGGATGGCGGTGGAGAGATTTTGCGCGCGGATATCGGCGATCCGCAGGTGCCGCTGACGGTCGCACCCAGCATCGATATGCTGGCGGGCTATCAGCACCAGACGAAGTTCGGCGGACGCACGCGCATGGTGATGAGCTTCGCCTCCCACCCGGAGCTGGTTGCGAACGCTATCCCCGGATTCCAGACGTTGCGCATGGCCACAGCCCAGGAGCTTTCGCTGGGGGATGCCGTGTTGATCGACGCGGGAACGCTTTTCGAGGCGGAAAAGCTCGCGAGTTCGCGCGTGATGAACGAGCCGTTCGTTCGCGTCTCGGTACACCCGAGTGGGACCACCGCGGTGACCTATCGCTATGCTTCAGGGCGTCAGTTGCAGAGTTCTACGGACCTCGACAATCTGAAGCCCGAAGCGAATGTGATGGCTGAACAGAACGGTCGGCCGCTGTCGAACAAGGGGAGCCATCACGAGATTTCCTTGAGCCAGAAGCTCACCGAGAACGATGTCATCATGCTGGCGCTCTACCGCGATGCGTTTGCGAACGCGGCGTTGATGGGGTCGGGGCAGTTGAGCGCGCTTTCGGTGGCGACTCTGCCAGTCGTTGCTGATCCAACCACTGGTACATTCCGCCTCGCGGTAGCGGGCTACACGGGCAAGGGGCTGAGTGTGAGCTATACGCACGAGCTCGCGCCGGGAGTAAAAGCTTTCGTCGGCTACGACCTGGGAACCTCGCTGCGCGCTACGTCGCTCGGTAGCCAGGCTCAGGGACTGTCGACGCGTGGACATACGTCGTCGGCGGCGACGGCGGGCGTCCATGGCAAGATTGCCCGCACGGGAACCTCGATCAACGTGGAGTATCGCTGGCAGCCAAACAGTACGTTGACGCAGGTGAATGCCTACAACGTGGCTCCCGACGAGGCGTTTCTTGGCTTCGCGCTGCGCCAGCGCATCTGGGGCGGACGGTTTCTGCCGCACGGCATGGACGCGGTGATTGCGGCGACGAACCTGCTGGAGCAGGGATACTTGCCGGTAGTCGCGCCGGATGGACACACGCTCTTTCTGGCGCAGGTTCCGCGAGCGATTCAGGGCGGACTGGCGTTCAACTTCTAACGCACTCGATTTGTCACGGGCTGAGGAAAACTTCAGGCAATCGGTGCTATACTAATCTTCGTGCGGTGAGGTTCTCCTGCACACTCCCAAGCAGGCTTCAGATGAAGTTTGCGCCTCGCGCCAGGCGAGGTCAAGGAATGGACGCGTAGCTCAACTGGCAGAGCATTCGACTCTTAATCGACAGGTTGTAGGTTCGATTCCTACCGCGTCCACCAAAAGATTCGCAAAACGGTTCGCTTCGGCGAACCGTTTTGCGTTGGTGCGTAGTGAAAGGGTTCCGCTCATCAATCGCTTGGGATTCTTCACTGAACGCTCGCGGCTTATCTGCCCGCTTCAACTCTGCGGTGAGGGGTTTGGTCCGGCGGATGGCTCGCGGTAGTAATCGCCGTAGGTTGACGGAAGCGTCAGGCGCGAGGGTGAACCTTGTCCCGTTTTGAAACGACTTCGAAAGAAAACTCACGATGTCGGTGCCGATGAGCGATATATCCGTCGTAGAGTCTGCAACATGCGAAAAATTCTGGCTCTCTGGGGCATCAGCCTCGCTGGGCTCATTTGTGGATGCGGCCTGGGGACCGCTGGTCAGGGGTACTACAAAGGAAACTCGGTTGCCGTTGATCCGCTAAGCAAGATTCCGAAGGCGGGGTGTTTGTATGGGGCGATGCTGCCGAACGTGTCGGGGAATTCCGTGCCCGATTTTTGCGGCAGCGCCGGTGTCGGGACGATCCTGAACGCTCCGCCTGTAAGCGACCGAGGTTTGGCGTTGAACGTCGGGGACTGCGGCAAGCAGCAGGCGCTGCAGCTCCCAGCGGTCGCGAGCGCGGCGCAGACCTTCGTCGTTTACGGCTTCTTTCCGCCGTTCGGTGCGAGCTACGGCTATGGCTTCGGGGACGCGTCGGGGCATTGCCTGAATCCTTCACTCTTCTTCGGGACCTCGCCGAACCTGCTGGGAATCGATGGGTACGAGGCGGAGTATCGGACGGGACCGCGCGCCTCTTCATGGTTGCTGGACCAGTTGCCTTCCAGCACGGGTTCCCAGCCGACGGAGGCGCTTCCGTTTGGCTGGCACGTCGTCACCTATGTCTGCTCCACGCAGCGGAGCAGCGGAAGCCAGGTTTACTACGATGGACGGCCGGTGACGATGTCAGGCGGCGGGGGCATCAGCTGTCCGACGAATACTGCGACCGGTGTCTATCAGGTTGGAGGCTCCCGGCTCGGCACGGACACGTTCGGCAACTACATCCTGACGGGGACGCTGGTTTACTCGAAGCAGCTCGATGCGGCGAGTGTGGCGACGATCTCCGACGCGCTGCACAGCTATGGCAGGTCCGTGGGGGCTGAGCAGGATAGGCCGCTCAGTACGCCGTCACATCACCCTGCGTTGCTGGTGGCGGACGGAGATTCGCGAACGGCAGGTGTGGCTTGCGCGGGATGCGATTGGCCGTCGTCGCTGCGTTTGGATGATGCGAATACGCAGGTGGTGAACCGGGGATTTGGCGGTGCTACGGCGCAGGACCTGTGCGCGGACCGCGAGAACTGGTGGAACGCGGGATATCAGGACGCTTCCAGCCCTGCGTTGATGGCGGCTGTGTGGATGGGCGTCAACGACTACGCGGTGTATGGCCCGAATCCGGCGACGGTGGCGACTTCGACGTTCGTTTTCGAGCAGCAGATGTGCAGCGTGGAAAGGCTGAAGAAGCTGGGGTATCACGTCTTTCTCGCCACCGAAATTGCGGGTAGCGGGAGCGCATACGATCTGGCGAAGAACACCATTACGCCGATGATGCGTCAACAGTACGCGACTGATGCTGCGGTGACCCTGGTGGACCTGGCGACGTTTCCGTGCCTGGGAGCGGACGGAGCGAGCAATCGCAGCAACCCGGGCGGATGCTTCGTGGAGCAGAGCAGTGGCGCCGCGGGGTTGCACCCGAATACCGTTGCAGAGCAGGGAGCGATCGCGGGGATGTTCGCCAATGCGATCAACGAGTGGCGAGGCGCTACCTGTGCCAAGCCGAATGAGACCGCTGCTGCGAGCTACGCCGAGCAAGCGCGTGATGGCTGCGTGAAGCTCACAGGGGCTGCTGCACAGGTGATCACATTGCCGGACTGTCAGGGATACTCGAAGACGCGCACGATTGTGAATGCGTCGAACAATAACGCCACGGTGCAGGCAGCGATTGCAGGCTGGGGTTCGTCATTCGTTGAGTTGATCGACGGCAGGCAGGCGGTCACGCTCGCGGCAAACACCACCGTGAAGCTGCAGCCCCTTCCTTCAGCGATGGCTACGGGCGGATGCAGTTGGAAGGTGCTGCCATAGCCCGGGCTTGAGACGTAGAAAGG
Protein-coding regions in this window:
- a CDS encoding ABC transporter ATP-binding protein; translation: MTQTADATIIDPAARIGSNANGPNSGEVIVTDNLWKTYVMGDQQVHALRGVDLRIRRNEYVAIMGPSGSGKSTLMNLIGCLDSPSYGRYWLNEHDVSQLDDDQLARIRNKEIGFVFQTFNLLARATSLHNVELPLIYNGTPAAERIERAKEVLTQVGLESRMDHKPNELSGGQRQRVAIARALVNRPSIILADEPTGNLDSKTSVEIMALFDDLHAKGNTIVLVTHEPDIAEFAHRVISIRDGSVASDHPSSRARG
- a CDS encoding efflux RND transporter periplasmic adaptor subunit, producing MSAKKIIALVAGLLVLIAIVAGTIKYNASKVTAVATGKAVRQDLVATISGTGQIKPKTYVNVGATAFGRITHLYVKEGDHVKAGQLVATLESESPASAVASQQAVIAANRTNVESDLAAEKTAFANTAQAKADLEQKKLDYDRAQLLYGEKLISKQDYDAKKAAFDVSAATVLQRQASEAQAKAQTASARSNVQQSVATLRGNNYSLGLTQARAPFDALVTNVPVREGETVVTGIQNAEGSTLMTLADMSVITAEVKVDETDIVNVKLGQPADISVDALPGRVFKGHVTEVGNQALLRTTGLATSQSTTGTEEAKDFKVVVTLDPSGNDLDALRPGLSTTAKITTANKPDTLVIPIQALVQRDAKAEGDLWAHHGKASTSATDLTAPSQKKPEQIQGVYILVSEGSKLRAKFVPVSTGVTGTTEIEVVSGLKPGDEIVTGRYKVLRTLASGTAVKRDNSIAKTDDSSSS
- a CDS encoding GWxTD domain-containing protein, which gives rise to MHRSRVLVSGLGLFLLSGSLFLSSAQEPTAAPQQAPAAADQQKKNDASVTRVQPTEERPDPTKRRLSDREEFARRKATKIEIKGEYKKWLDEDVRWIITDEEMKAFKSLANDEERDAFIEEFWQRRNPNPESVDNIFRDEHYARIAYANEHFAAGKPGWMTDRGHIYISFGKPDSIDSHPSGGQYQRPMEEGGGSTSTFPFETWHYRWLQGVGDNIDIEFVDTCMCGDYHATIDRSEKDALLHTPGAGLTMYEEMGQAKKADRFSGGGLERLGAGPGSQSQQSKQFDRLDTFAKLMAPPEIKFADLDKFLSSSKILTGAPFLFDVRTDYVKLTSDTVMVPLTLQIRNGDITYQTKDGISTGTVNILGRVSNINHRIVQTFEDTVKVEVPSELLGRTKNNQSVYWKAMPLPPGKYKVEIAIKDVNNPDHLGTWRRSVDVPRFESDRLATSSLILADQMERVPSKDIGTGNFVIGNTKLRPRVPAAVAAPVTFHRAQSLSFWMQVYNLGIGDNKRNDATIEYQIVDLASNKQVLNAQESAAKLNPNADQLTLEKTMPLASLQPGRYQVTIKVSDGVSKQQIAESAPFNVQD
- a CDS encoding carboxypeptidase-like regulatory domain-containing protein; this translates as MKRVASGLFVVVMLMAWAMQARATPAPAIVSGVVRDVHGTPQMGALVELLRPDASAVATAFTDDHGRYLMQSLNPGKYQLRASAAFFVPVTRSNLSLHAGAQAVINLTMSTLFEAGNWLPAERRGPNDLNDDWKWTLRSSASRPLLRLVDPESGSEMSTSATEVHHADTQGRVTIVNGDGAFGFGGTHQVLTMDRIVEDGGGEILRADIGDPQVPLTVAPSIDMLAGYQHQTKFGGRTRMVMSFASHPELVANAIPGFQTLRMATAQELSLGDAVLIDAGTLFEAEKLASSRVMNEPFVRVSVHPSGTTAVTYRYASGRQLQSSTDLDNLKPEANVMAEQNGRPLSNKGSHHEISLSQKLTENDVIMLALYRDAFANAALMGSGQLSALSVATLPVVADPTTGTFRLAVAGYTGKGLSVSYTHELAPGVKAFVGYDLGTSLRATSLGSQAQGLSTRGHTSSAATAGVHGKIARTGTSINVEYRWQPNSTLTQVNAYNVAPDEAFLGFALRQRIWGGRFLPHGMDAVIAATNLLEQGYLPVVAPDGHTLFLAQVPRAIQGGLAFNF
- a CDS encoding SGNH/GDSL hydrolase family protein; the encoded protein is MRKILALWGISLAGLICGCGLGTAGQGYYKGNSVAVDPLSKIPKAGCLYGAMLPNVSGNSVPDFCGSAGVGTILNAPPVSDRGLALNVGDCGKQQALQLPAVASAAQTFVVYGFFPPFGASYGYGFGDASGHCLNPSLFFGTSPNLLGIDGYEAEYRTGPRASSWLLDQLPSSTGSQPTEALPFGWHVVTYVCSTQRSSGSQVYYDGRPVTMSGGGGISCPTNTATGVYQVGGSRLGTDTFGNYILTGTLVYSKQLDAASVATISDALHSYGRSVGAEQDRPLSTPSHHPALLVADGDSRTAGVACAGCDWPSSLRLDDANTQVVNRGFGGATAQDLCADRENWWNAGYQDASSPALMAAVWMGVNDYAVYGPNPATVATSTFVFEQQMCSVERLKKLGYHVFLATEIAGSGSAYDLAKNTITPMMRQQYATDAAVTLVDLATFPCLGADGASNRSNPGGCFVEQSSGAAGLHPNTVAEQGAIAGMFANAINEWRGATCAKPNETAAASYAEQARDGCVKLTGAAAQVITLPDCQGYSKTRTIVNASNNNATVQAAIAGWGSSFVELIDGRQAVTLAANTTVKLQPLPSAMATGGCSWKVLP